DNA sequence from the Centroberyx gerrardi isolate f3 chromosome 2, fCenGer3.hap1.cur.20231027, whole genome shotgun sequence genome:
TTTATGACTGAAGTCAAATCAAAAGACTAttcctgtttcctgttgctGTTTATAAAGCAAATGTAGCTAGACAGCTAATGTTAGCGGGCTGTGTAAGCCAACGCTAATAAATTAGCTAtgtgtctctcttgctctctttcaggaacggaagaaaaaaagagatcaaATCAGTAAGTACACCCTTTTTAAAATTAATCTGCATTTTTAGGGCCAATATATTTCATATAGGCTCTAGATATGTTGCTTTATCATAAGGTTTATGTTAGATACCATTAAATGACAAATGGATGAACTACtgaatttttattattttcaatcATTTAccacgaaaccaaaccccttaattttatccatGAAATGTCCTTAAGTTCTCTATTACAAGCATGAATTATCtattaaaaataacagttttaaaAAAGTAATGTTACTAGGCTATCGTGGATTTTTAAGGGATCTATGGGTTGATTCATGCTAGTAAGTAAgggattttttatgccttttgtgcacagtttacagggttattaatgagttattaatagAAAGTTCCTGTTTCcctgaatttttattttattatattagaaagtaaggagtcaaaaaaGGGGGTGCTTAAGGGGGTTGTGATGGGGtgtcctccattaataactcccttaattaattttaaggtgattttgcatgaattaaggggtgaattaatgtaacttaatgaaaatgtaaggttattttaagggttTAGTTGTTCCTACGGCTGTCGATTATAGTATTTCTATTTGATTTTTCTCATGCCAAGTCTCAGAAGAGAACGGTGTAACAGAACTACAACAACCACAAGATTTAAAGATTTGCTTTCTACCTTTTCTTTAAAGATATAGTACACCCTCTGTTTTGAAGTTAAAAGGGAATGCATGCCTGATAAAGTCAATTTCTCACCTCATcatgttagcctgttagcttaCATAAATACCCGCCGTTCACCATTTCGGCAGGCTTATTTGTTAGTTTTTGTAActtcattgttttccttttAGGGTTTGGAGAATGGTGCACAGGTTGTGTTATAATAAAGTTCTTTGGTTTTGGTGATTTAGGCTCTGCAAGGAGGGAATTCAATTGTATTAAAATAtgctttcagttcagttttaaagatattaaaaatAAGGTTTGCTTGCtgaccattttgttttatgaatcaGGTATCTTCCCAATAAAATAAGGAGATTGATTATAAGAGATTTAAGTGTCCATGTTGtccatatgaaaataaaatatatgtcCTTTTTTGTGAGATTGACATTCAGAGTTGGGTTTGTCCATAAGAAGTCCTCAAGTCCACTCCAAAGTTCTCATATTTTTCtcaagtgtgtgttgcaggataTAGAGCtcaatttcccattcattcctccattgacgtttcagaaaatcctgaagagttttaagcctgtaaccaagccaaccaactacgagatgaatcgtgaccataaaacatttgattcggagcaaaaaaataaataaattggaaaacgggaaaaaaaaagaaaaaagaaaaaaaaactttgcctttttttctgttttccaactttcttttgctccgaatcaaatgttttatggatacgattcatctcgtagttggttggcttggttacaggcttaaaactctttatataaggattttctgaaacgcaCATCCATGGGAGGAATGAAtaggaaattcacttcctggaaccggagccgttcaaaagtgggcggtcactgttgagctctattggCACAAAATGTTTGTCGCGTGATGATGACGGCTGAGTGTGGCGGAAGCgtctagtttaatacatccatccATGGCGCTGAACAGCGGTTCAGTTAACGTTAGTTGTCCTGGAAACTTGCTATGTAGGGAGACTTTGAAGCACTTTATTGAGGGAAGACCGGTTTATATGCCCGCCTTTGTGGGCTCGGGGAAACTCGGCATTTGAAGTGTTAGCGAgatagctaacaagctagctagccgcgcaagagaaagagaaagttgtGAATGAATATCTTTGAATCAAACGGAGTCTGAAAACCTGTTGAAATCAGAGCCGACATGACCCAGCAAGGTGCTGCACTTCAGACCTACAACAATGAACTTGTCAAGTGTAAGTGATCTGTTTGCTGTCGATAATCGTCGGCTAATGTGTTTTGACATTGAAAAGTGTTGTAGCTGGTGAGTTGTACGTTAGGTAGCATGTCAACTCGGTGTAAAGTGAATTGTCAGTTCAGCGACAACATAGTTTGGCGCGCAGTTACAGTGAAATctgctgttctgtgtgtgtgctttattaTTCCAGCCTTTGACCTCTCAGATACTGTGACCATCAGTTACGGTGACACTGCACAATCTGATTAACCTGCAGAGATTATGCAGACAGTTACTGTTCCCTAGTTGGAGAGCAGTCTTTAGCCTTGTTCAGACAGCACTCGTGTTAGAGCTGCGACAGGGAGGCTGGTGGTTGTCACTTTGGAGGACCTACATCAATTTTGTCCTCTCTGAAATAACTGTCTTGGCAAATAAACAACCAAAATGACctgtttttttgtaataaatctACAGGGTTTCCCCCCCAGTCCTCTTAGATTAAGAGCAGAGTTTACTCCAAATAGACTATAAGCAATTTGGAAGTGGAATACAGGTTTTACACAGACTTTATGCTACCTAGATTGTGGCATAAGTTTTGTAGTTCTGTGTGGCCAGCATCACGCTGCTGACGACCCCGGATGAAGCTCTCATCCTGAGGCGGTTATTCTCATCAGGGTTTTCTCCTTAGGCTATCTTTTACCCCTTGTCTGTAAATTCTctattcattatttttctctcatACTCTTCTTGGCATAACATTACTAATCCCTTCCTCCTTCATGTCAAGAGCAGTGAGTTCATTGTTGACATCCTTCCCTCTTCGGGAGATAAGGGTCTCAGGTGTTACTGTTGCTGTACAGGGGGTTTAGTTCAGGGAGACTTTACTCTGCAGATGTCTGGCCCGCAGCTTGAGGAACCACTACTGGTCATGATGATTCATTTGCTAACTGTGGTGTCTATTGACATTTCCTCATGTCACTGGCAATAGATTCTCAGTATTAGGGGTAAACTAAAAGCCTACCATGTTCCTTTTGGCCCGGTCCATGCAGTATTTAGTGCACATAAGTTTATTAAGGTACAGCTGAAAAGAGAGTCCTTAGGTCTGTTCAGCATCAGACTGTCATCCAGCACCCAGGCTCTGGGAAAATATGGTGGGATCCCTAGACAGCTCATAACTCATTGGGTCTTGATCCATAGTGAAATCTAAAATCTGTAATTGACTGTGGTGCAGCTAAGCCATTAGCCATCTACTCCTACCAATGACAGTCAGGATTTACATCAAGGCCTGGTGCTGATGTAAATCCGGAACTGCTTGGTAAACTAGTAATAGCCAgtgaaaaatgattaaaaaaagcaTGATCATTAgtcagaagagaggagaaacacaacgcacaaagaaagaaacccTAGGCTCTCCCATTACTGAGCATATAGTGCTCTAGATGCTCAAATACTTTTTACATAGACAGTTTGGCTGCTGTAGGCTTAGCTGTCGGCCTAAATCAGTTTAATCAATGTAACTGTTCGGCTGCTATCGGCCGAAATCAGTTTTATCAGTGAAACAACAGAAGTAACAATATAAGACTACCCTCTGAACCACCAGTGTAACTAATGTGCCCTCTCTGTCAGGCATGGAGGAGATGTGCTCAAAGCAGGACGAGCTGAACCGTCAGAttcagcaggaggaagaggagaaagttCGTCTGCAGCACGACATCCGCGTCCTCACAGAGAAACTGAGCCGGGTGAACGAGAGCCTCGCCAAGAGACTCGCCGCCCGCGCCACCCTAGACCGCACCATCGCTGAGACAGAGGCTGCCTACATGAAGGTTTGCATCTTGACTGTCTTGGGTGCTATTTATGCTTTTTATATTCACTAATaattaacaaaaaaagaacagtCTAATTACTAGTTCGGACCATCTTATTCCACTGGTTGTACGCACCAAAATGTTTGTATAAACTGGAAGTTTATAATGTTTATTACTTCTGAGGCAACTCTTCAAACattttagtgtttgtgtgtttgtcatgtgtCTGTGCtcgggatgtagtggagggtaaatccaACAAAACCCATTTTAACCCCCTTTTATAAAATCTACATTTATATACATTAGTACAGTGGTTCTCTACCTTTTTGGCCcgtgaccccttaaaatgaaccaatgccatcacaggctgcacatgcagagtggtgaacagttcaaccaaagaatgattttcccttttcaggttctttcatttgattaattatcagaggaggcctggaggctgaaaactattttataagaaaagaaaaaaaaattgagaaatatctgaaaaaaatagacatgataataaatttctGTCGTAGAAATGTTTTCTCCCTGTCCAATAAATCAtctcccgacccccaggttgagaaccactgcatttGTGTCAGACTGGAGTTTATGAAAATTTctaattattttctgtttgtatcGGTGGTTGTCCTCCATGTGGTCGTAATCTACGAATTTTAAGGTTAATACACCTTTTATATACCGTCATTTTCCATCAGTGGTTTGTTCCCTAGAAGATGATGCACCATGTTGTCCGACTGCAGAAAGTCCATCTCTCACACAGGCACATCCCACTTATTGACACTGAACTCCCACTGACCGCCTAATCACTGCAAACAAACACCCCAAAGCTTCGcttattaaaaacaacaaagtagCCAGCAGTGCCGAGACCCT
Encoded proteins:
- the ssna1 gene encoding microtubule nucleation factor SSNA1, with the protein product MTQQGAALQTYNNELVKCMEEMCSKQDELNRQIQQEEEEKVRLQHDIRVLTEKLSRVNESLAKRLAARATLDRTIAETEAAYMKILESSQTLLSVLKKEAGNLSKATEPRGKDH